From one Bacillus sp. FJAT-42376 genomic stretch:
- a CDS encoding YitT family protein — MLTNLKEYGLLIIGSFFFAIGVNLFAIPNHLGEGGVTGISMLLYYVLEWSPGFTNFIMNGILLAVGYRMLSKRVTYYSIISIVFTSVFLRLTEGMAAPVEDAILGTVFAGIFIGVGLGLVLRAGGTTGGSAILARMTQKYFGWSVSSSMLLFDMIVVLSSYFVIGAANTMYTVISIYISTKVLDYILEGFDTRKAATIISDYADEVAIRVNADMDRGVTVISAKGSYTKESRDILYIVINKQELFQLKKIVHKIDDKAFVVIHDVRDVFGEGFTFPKT; from the coding sequence ATGCTGACAAATCTTAAAGAATACGGCCTTCTTATTATCGGATCTTTCTTTTTTGCAATTGGTGTTAATCTCTTTGCTATTCCAAATCATCTTGGAGAAGGCGGAGTTACAGGGATATCCATGCTCTTATACTATGTGCTGGAATGGTCGCCGGGCTTCACGAATTTCATCATGAATGGAATCTTGCTTGCTGTCGGGTACCGCATGCTCAGTAAGAGGGTGACGTACTATTCCATTATTTCAATTGTTTTCACATCGGTTTTTTTACGGCTTACAGAAGGAATGGCCGCGCCGGTTGAAGATGCGATTCTTGGGACGGTCTTTGCTGGAATTTTTATCGGTGTTGGCCTTGGGCTTGTTCTCCGGGCAGGAGGAACAACCGGCGGCTCCGCCATACTTGCAAGAATGACTCAGAAATATTTCGGCTGGAGTGTAAGCAGCTCCATGCTGCTGTTCGATATGATTGTTGTACTGAGCTCTTATTTCGTCATTGGTGCTGCGAATACGATGTATACCGTCATTTCCATTTATATCAGTACAAAAGTGCTTGATTATATACTGGAAGGCTTCGATACAAGGAAGGCTGCGACCATTATTTCCGATTATGCAGATGAAGTGGCAATCCGGGTGAATGCAGATATGGACCGGGGAGTAACGGTTATCTCTGCAAAAGGCAGCTATACAAAAGAGTCACGGGACATCCTTTATATCGTGATTAACAAACAGGAGCTGTTCCAGCTGAAAAAAATTGTTCATAAGATTGACGATAAAGCGTTTGTCGTCATCCATGACGTCCGCGATGTATTCGGTGAAGGCTTTACCTTTCCGAAAACGTAA